From a region of the Andreesenia angusta genome:
- a CDS encoding aminotransferase class IV: MLSIEAVNKYYISDGKLLEIENTAEFKSIRGPLVYEVNRVMDGVVLFEEGHVKRLKDSLEMLGHEMQYSEEQVDQMMAQLIEANEVENQNIKIVYGNLEDREHKMLLYFVKSHYPDRSVYSKGVKTILFESERENPNAKVVDQSLRDRINEKIAEEGAFEALLVDENGYITEGSRSNFFYIVDGKLYTPPAEKVLLGITRREVIAAAQERGIELEEKPLRAADIESVDGAFVTGTSIDALPIAQVGDIMLDTANNEIMKSIIEGYNKRVEDYVAKKKTD; encoded by the coding sequence ATGTTGAGCATAGAGGCGGTAAACAAATACTATATATCAGATGGGAAACTTTTAGAGATAGAGAATACAGCGGAGTTCAAGTCTATAAGAGGACCTCTTGTGTACGAGGTAAACAGAGTTATGGACGGAGTGGTGCTATTTGAAGAGGGGCATGTCAAGAGGCTCAAGGACTCGCTCGAGATGCTGGGGCATGAGATGCAGTACTCTGAAGAACAAGTGGATCAGATGATGGCCCAGCTTATAGAGGCCAACGAGGTGGAGAACCAGAACATAAAGATAGTCTACGGCAACCTAGAGGACAGAGAGCACAAGATGCTGCTCTACTTTGTGAAGTCTCATTATCCTGACAGAAGCGTGTACTCGAAAGGTGTAAAGACAATACTGTTTGAGTCCGAGAGGGAGAACCCTAACGCCAAAGTGGTAGACCAGAGCCTTAGAGACAGGATAAACGAGAAGATAGCAGAGGAAGGGGCCTTCGAGGCACTTCTGGTGGATGAAAATGGATATATCACAGAGGGAAGCCGCTCCAACTTCTTCTATATAGTGGACGGAAAACTCTACACTCCGCCGGCCGAGAAGGTGCTGCTCGGGATTACAAGAAGAGAGGTTATAGCGGCCGCGCAAGAAAGAGGCATAGAGCTCGAGGAAAAGCCACTTCGCGCAGCAGATATAGAGAGCGTAGACGGGGCTTTTGTGACAGGCACTTCGATAGATGCGCTTCCGATAGCTCAAGTGGGAGATATAATGCTCGACACGGCCAATAACGAGATTATGAAGAGCATAATAGAAGGGTACAACAAGAGGGTGGAAGACTATGTAGCAAAAAAGAAGACCGATTAA